TGCTATCGGAGACGGCTGTAGTCCTGCCCGTTGCGCTCGGCTACTGGATCTATTTGGCCACCGTGGGAAAGACGACCGCATGGACGCTACCTGTATCCACGTTCGTCGAACTGCTTCTTTCCGGCGTGCTAACAGCGCTACCGCTGCTTTTCTTTGCGCGAGCGGCCGCCCGGATGGAACTGTCCACGCTAGGTTTCGTACAATATATCGGGCCGACGATCATGTTGTTACTGAGCGTATTCGCGTTCAAGGAATCGGTCTCGCCGGTTCTTCTCATCGGCTTCGCGCTCATCTGGACAGCGCTTGTCGTATACGCTACGGCATCAGTTCGCGGCACGAAACTTGCGAAGGCACGCTGACGGAATACACGTCCACCCATCCGGTACCATCATAACAGCTATTTTCGTCCGCAGGGGAGGAGATGGCTGTTTTCTGTTTGGGATTAAGCTAATGGCAGGGTAGTGAAATGGTCATATGGAATTAATATACAAACATTCGACTTTAATATTGGCTAGACACTTACAGTGACATACTTATAGGAGGTAATTATTTGTTCGGAAATATAGACTTTTCACCAGGTGTGATTTTTTGTGATGTAACAAATGATGCTTCTTGTTTAAAGGATGAAGACATATTTCAAGTTCGTTATGAGAACTTGCCAATAGACTTGGTAATCGACTTGGGTTGGTATAGGACAAACTATGCCATCATGGTGATTAAGGATATGGATTGGACGGAACCATTGCTTGTTAAGAAGTGTACGGAAGTATCAGACCTTGAATATATAATGAATGAATGTGCCCTTTTTGTAAGAATGCTTTTAAGAAACTCGCTAAGCTAACGGGGAACGATAGTTATATATCTATAAGATGGCAGCCGATCAATACGATCGGTTGCTTTTTCTTTATGCTAACGGGCAGTTTAATTAAACAATTCAATTAGAGTATTAATGACTTTTTCGCGATTGATTTGATTTTATCAGATTTTATCGTATGAAACAGGTGGTAGACACATTAAAATGTCAGGATTTTATAAAGATGTGTCCGTATAAGATAAATACTAGACGTATGGAATGACCTATTATTACTTCGAATACCTGTGGAGATGTTAAGTGAAATACCAATAATTAATTATTAAGAGGTGTTTTATGAGAGATCATGATTCAGAGTCCTAATTGGAATGGCCGAACCTTGTAAAAACAAAAGTGGAGTAAAAGCCTGAAAGCAATTATTTCACGACGTATTATGACTAAGAAAGGCGTGATTATAGAAATGAAAAAAATCTATGTGGTAAACAAAACTCATTTTGACATTGGATTTACCGATTTAGCAGAAAATGTCTTGCACAAGTATTGCCATGATTACATTCAAAACGCAATCACTTTAGCTGAAGACTTAAGAAAAGAGGGCAAAGACTTTGTTTGGACAACAGGTAGCTTTATTATTGAATATTACTTCAAAAACATGGATGAAGAAGCTTGTAAAAAGCTAGACGACGCCATAAAGAAAGGTTACATTCGCTGGCACGCAATCCCGTGTACGTTTGAATCTGAAACTATGACACCTCAAACTTTACATTACATGACTTCAATCTCAAAGAAGTTAGATGCTCGTTATGGATATAAAACAACAAGCGCAAAGATGACTGACGTCCCAGGACATACTATCGGGATTGTTGATGAGTTATATCGTCAAGGAATTAAATTCCTACACATTGGTGTAAATGGTTCGAGCTCAATTCCAGAAGTTCCAGATACATTTCTATGGAAGAATGGCGAAAGTGAGATAATTGTCTCTTATTCAGACGACTATGGTGGCGTAATCGGAATTGATTGCATGGATAACAAGCTGGCTTTTATGCATACTCATGATAATAGTGGTCCAGGAACAAAAGAGAAAATTAACGTCTTTTTGTCAAAAATGGCGAATGAGTATCCAGACTATGAGCTTGAAATGACTTCAATGGATCAGTTTGCAAATGAAATTTGGGAAGTACGTGACCAACTGCCAGTTATTTCAGAGGAGATTGGGGACACATGGATTCACGGAATGATGTCTGATCCGAAAATCATTCGTGATTATCGGATTTTAACTAATTACATGTCTGATAACAAAATAGAAAATGATGATGCTAATTTCTATTCGATGTTAGTTCCAGAGCATACTTGGGGAATGGATATCAAACGCTATTTCAGTGACTATATGAATTATGAAAAGAAAGACTTCCAACGAGCGCGTAGTTTAGACCAAATTACCGATCTTGATTTAACCTACGCTTATGGAATTGTTAAAGATGCAACTGTTAGCGAAATGCAATTCACTTATAATGAGTGGACTGATCGTTCGTACAAATTTTATGAGTCTTCATGGAAAGAACAACGCAAGAACGTTGATCGTGCAATAGCTTGTTTGGAGCCTAAAGATCAAAATAACATTAAAAAACTTATCGAAGTTCCATATCATATCTTTGAAAACCAAGGTATTGAATGTGGTTTGGAAGAATTGATTTCGGTAAACGGATATCAAGTTATGTTTGCTAGCGATGGTTCAATTAACCACTTAGAAAAGGATGGAACACTTTACTTTGATCAGGACAATAAACTCGGGGTTCTGAGCTATACAATTGCTGGGCAAAATGACTATGATAACCTACGTTACAACTATTTGCGTGAATTACAACATAATTGGTGGGCAATTGACTTCTTAAAGCCAGGAATGGAAATTCAAAAACGCATTCAATTGAATGAAAATTTCACACCACATGTTGTGAAATTAGTTAAGGAAAATGATTCGATTATTGCAACTTTAAAGTATAGCCAAAGAGCTGTGGAGGAGTATGGTGCTCCAAGAGTTGTAAAGGTTAAATATCAATTTGAAGATAAAGTTGAAATTGCACTTTTATTAAAGGATAAAGATGCAATTCGTTATCCAGAAATTTATTCTTTTGACATTACACCACGTTTGAATTCGCCGTACTTAACTAAGATTCGTAAAATAGATACCGTTATTTCACCTTTTGAAGTGGTAGGTCACGGAAATAAGTTGCAACATATGATTGAAGAGTTAATTTACGATGGTAGCGATAAAAAAATCAATATAAAACCTATTGATGCCCCTCTTTTGGGAATCGGAACAAATAATAATCTAAGTTATAACAACAAATACCATCAAGACAACAATAAATTTACGTTTACACTATTGAATACAACATGGGGAACTAATTTCACGATGTGGTATGAAGAAGATATTTTCGCTCGTTTTGAATTAGTGTTGGGATAAAAAATTTCCTGCGAACATAATTCACTCTGTTCACAGAATAAACGATTAACGGGACACGATAGTTGATTAAGATAAGAAGGCAGCCGATCAATACGATCGGTTGCTTTTTCTTTAAGCTAACGGGCAGCATAGTTCAATTGTAATTGTTTTCTCAATCCTGTTTATACATTGAAACTGTTAAATTGTATTTATATTGAACGAATAGGGGGATAAGAGATGAGCAAAGGGAAAATCTTATTTTTGAACGGAGTAACCCCATATACTGTCAAGTCAAATCCACTTGAAATAAAAGAATTGTTTCAGATGATGATTAAATCGGATAATATTGAAGTAGCGACCAAAGGAGCAGAATTAATAACTACATGCTACATCTTTTATCAAAAATTTGAAGATCTCTTACAGTGTTCCTTAGATGGTTCAATCCATCTAAAAAAGGGAGTTGCCTCTATCAGTGGTGGCTTCTTTGTGTAAAATTTGAATTTGAGGAGGAAACGATGAAAAACGATAAGCATAAATCTTTATCAGTATTTCTTGTTGTTGGATTTATTATTGGGGCTTGTATAGGCATGATAGTAAGTAGTTTCTTAGACCTTAACATAAGTTTCAGTATTGCACTGGGGGCAGGTTTTGGAATGTTATTAGGCATTGTGATTGGTTCTGTAATAGATTATGAACGACAGAAAAAAGAAAAGTAATTCCAGTTTGTCTACAATTTAATATTCACTATCACAAGCAGTTAGTTTCTATATGATTGACTGCTTTTTTGTTAACCAGAAAGGAGGAATTGACTATGACATGGAAAGCAATAACCTGGACATATGTACAAAATATTATGTAATAAACATATACACATTCAAGGGAGTGGCTTGAATTAATCGAAGAAGCACCTGACACATTTAGTTTAAGAGGAGATACCGTTTGGAAAGAAGAAGAGAATGAAGAAGGCTACTGGGAGCAGACGAGAAGTAGTATGCAGCGAGAAAAAATGCAAAGTGAATTAGAAAATTTGATTAGCTTAGCTGTCAAAGCTTCAAACAATAATCAATCTATTATTCATTTCGGAATCTAAGTACAACCGACGTTGCATTAAGCTAACGGGGAACGATAGTTCAACAAATCATGGAGCAGTTTGTGTCGTAGGACAAGAACATGCATGCATATGAAGTCGCGAAAATCGCGTCTTTTTTATTTTAACGATGTAAGTTCTTGTCCCGAGCTGAGGACAAGAACTTACATCGTTAGCCGAAAAGGACAAGAACATGTATTCATACCTGATTAGTGATTTCTAATGTTAATCGATCTCGCCAGCCCATTAAGCTAACGGGCAGGTTAACGTAAGAAACATAATTCTCATACTTCAATTCCAAGTTATGGTAATATAGAGTTGGAGTTATGAAAAATATGTTTTATCGTTAAGAATGGATGAATGTAAATAGTACATATGGAGGTAATTAAGTTTGAAGACTCACTACTATTTCAGTTGGTTTAATGATATTTTTCCAGAGAAGCTGGTCAAATTGTTGCATGAGGATATAACAGACAGAAAATCGCTTGTTATGATTAGCGCTCAACCGTCTGGTTATAAAGATGAGCAAGTTAACAGTGATGATGTTTTTTGTCGGGTGACAAAAACATAGTAACAATAGAAGCCGCTGATTAAGCGGCTTTTTATATTTATGTTATCAAGTTCTTGTCAAAACAAAATGACAAGAACTTGATAACATTCCCGACAGATGACAAGAACATGGTTACATTCCCGATATGTTTCATCGAGGGCGTCTAATAAAGATGATTAGACGCCCTTTCATTAAACTAACGGGCAGGTTAATGCAACTATTCAACCACTAAAAGCGTTATACCCAAAGGACTTAGCTTGGCAAGAACGCATATCTAATTTCGTGTAGGAAGAATAAATAATACATCGATATGGAGGAATAGCTATGGATACAAAGGAAGAAAATTTCTCGAATGATAACAGCATGGGATCAATCAAAAGTTTAACAGAAAATGAAGCGAAGACTGAACCTTATATATGCGATTTTGAAAGATAACGAGATCCCGAGTGAAAAATTGATTTCACATGTATTATCCATTTACGAGAAACAAATACCGAGAGTGGTTAAAGCAAGACAGAATAATAATTAATCATTTAGTAGATGAGTGAGTGCTTCGGTATCCTACGCTTTTTACTATGCTAACGGGCAGGATAACGCAAAGCAGGAGGCCATCGAAACTTAGCAGTCGATCTGTAAGGGTAGTTGAAATAGTTTAGAATTGTGTGGAGGCTAGACAGACGTAATAAATAGAAAAAAGGGAAACAAAGTTACCCTTAGCAAAGGGAGGCAGGAGAACGTGTCGAACATGGACAAAGAGAAACAGGCTCTGGAGAAAGCGAAAACGGTATATGAAACAGGCGAGATCATAACGTCGAAAGTGTACAAGATCTGCTCGGAACAGAAAGAGGGACTCGATCGTCTGTCAGCTGAGAGGCTCGAAAAGTTACGCGAGGAGGCAATGCCGAAGATTCACGTGCGGTATGAGCAGATGGTCAAGCTCCGGCAGCAACAGCCGAAGGCCGACGACGGTGGCAAGCCTCCGGGAAATTCCGCTAACGGAACACAATAGCACCATGACAACAGGCTGCTGATCAAAATCCAATAGTGCAAAGCTCTAATCTAAGGAGGAGTTATGAAATTATTCTCTAGAATTTTGTTTTTAATATCCTTGATTATTTTAGTTAATTATTCTTTTGACTTTTTAAAAAGTAATAATCGATCACTTCTAATTAGCTTTATTATAGGATTTATAGCTACATATATTTCAACATTTTTTGTTAAAAATGATAAACTTAACACTTATATTAGATGGACATCGGCTGTAATTGTAATCAGCATCTTCGCGTATATATTGATATTTGGAGTTATATGGTCATTCTCAAAAAGGCCATAATATGAGATTTGTGAGGACTTTAAATCAGTATACCGAGCAATGGATGAGCAAGCTGGTAAAGAAGCTCTAGAAACCTTCTGTGATAAGAGGAAATCTACTTATCCTAAGGTGGTTAAATCATTAAGAGAATGTGTAATGTCAGAAGAAAATATTGTTTTAGACGATCGAGGTCATTAAGCTAACGGGCAGGATAGTGTAATAGCTACAAAGAAATAAACTGAGTTGATTTACAGAAGGAAGGCGACATTCAAATAAGGGCCAGGATGTGCATATAGCATGTCGCATAGACAAGCCGCTAAAAAACCATATTTTTAAGATTGTGGAGGGTATGCAAATGATCCGTTATCCTTATTTGCAAGAATGTACCACTATTGGTGTCACAGCACCTTCATCAGGTGTAGAGGAGTCCTTACATCATACAGTCAAGCAAGCGATCAGCCGCTTAGAAGCCAAAGGATACAAAGTGCATTGCTGCGAGACGGTATGGACTCAAAAGAAGGCAAAATCTGCACCTGCTGCTAAAAGAGTGGAAGAGCTAAACGCCCTACTGGAGGATGAAAAAGTCGGACTGATCTTCCCTCCATGGGGTGGAGAGCTTTTGATAGAGATAATAGATAGAATCGAGTATGCCCGAATACAGCCAAAATGGATTATGGGCTACTCAGATATAAGTGTTTTGTTGCTGGCTGTTACATTAAATTCCGGCATCGCCACAGCGCACGGCGTTAACTTGGTGGATGTAAGAGGGGAGTATTCTGATGAGACGACTGCCATGTAGGAAGCCGTGCTGACTACACGAACAGGTGGATCCGTTCAACAGCTGTCATCTAAGTTGTATCAAAAGAGTTGGGATCACGATCACCCTAAGCCATATGTGTTTCATCTAACGGAACCGACAAAATGGCTGTCAACATTAAAAACGAATGTTCGAATGCAAGGGCGGCTGCTCGGTGGATGTATCGACGTCATTCGGCATCTGATTGGGACACAATATGGCGATGTACGGAAATTCCAGCGTGATATCATCCACAGCGAGCCGATTATATGGTTTCTTGAAAATTGCGAGCTGAGTGTAACCGACCTTCGACGTTCGCTTATTCAAATGAAACTGGCAGGTTGGTTTGAGCATTGCAGTGGCATTCTATTCGGTCGGAGCGATGCGAACAAGCGGATCGATGGCTACGAAGCTTTGGATGTGTACCGAGAGCTTGCGGAGGAGATCGAAGTACCAATAGTTTACGATATTGATTGTGGACATGTTCCTCCGCAGATGACGTTCGTTAATGGTGCAGAGGCAATAGTAGAAGTTAATAACGGTAAGGCTAATATGATACAGTTCTTCAGGCCATAAAAGTTGCTAAACTAAAGGGATATATCAAACATCATGGAGCAGTGTACCGGGTGGTAGCTGATCCATTTTTCATTAAGCTAACGGGCAGGATTGTGCAACTTTCAGTTATTTATTACGTTTACATTAATGAAATATCCAATATGTGCTATTTATAACCAAGTATAACTAAATTGGGGGTCTCAAGCTTGAACAAAAAGAAAATTATGGTCACTTTTGGTACAAGACCAGAAGCAACGAAAATGTGTCCTGTAGTTCAGGAGCTAAAAAGGTATCCGGAATGGTTTGAAACAAAAGTAGTCGTGACAGGGCAGCATCGAGAGCAGCTACATCAATCTCTAACGTATTTTGACATCCAACCGGATGTGGATTTAGCTCTGATGAAAGATAACCAAACATTAGCATCTTTCACTTCATCTGCAATATCCGGTCTTGATCAGATTGTAGCAGAGGATAGGCCAGACTTAATATTAATACATGGGGATACTCAAACAGCATTATGTGGAGGGTTGGTAGCTTTTTTTAATAAGATACCGGTTGGACATGTTGAAGCTGGATTGCGATCTCATAATAAATATTCACCATGGCCTGAAGAGGCAAATCGACAGATCGTTGATGTCGTTACCGATTTATTTTTTGTACCTACATTAATAGGTAAAGATAATTTGTTGCGGGAAGGGTATTGTAGTGACCGAGCACTTCTGTCCGGTGTTTATTGATCTGGATCCATCACAGTTCTTAAGTCAAGACGGGCTACTGTATGCGATCGTCGATGTCGCGTTGCGATAGGCCCACGCGAATTTGATTTTGTCGGACTAGAGAGAGTTGTAAACTAATGTCGGGTGACAAAAACATAGTAACATTAGAAGCCGCTGATTATGCGGCTTTTTATATTTATGTTATCAAGTTCTTGTCAAAACACAATGACAAGAACTTGATAACATTCCCGATTGATGACAAGAACATTGTTACATTACCGATATAATGTCATCAGCAGCAGGCAAGTTTAAAGATGCGATTGTTGTTAAGTTAACGGGCAGGGCAGGATGCTTTTGAATGATACTAATTATTCTAAAATTATTCTGTGATAAAGTAACGAAAATATTGCAATTGGGTCTATTGGTGAAGATGTATATCAAGAACAGATCGAAGCGAAAATAATAAACGTGTCACATTATATGTGAAAGCCTCAGCGAATAATTTTCTTATTTTTGTTAATTATAAAGGTAAATCTTTAAAGAGGTGATAAAGTGAATATAAAAACAACAAAAACACTCTTATTTCTATCGGCATTATTAGTTTCTATGAATGTGAGCGGTATTTGTTTAGCTACTCCAGAAGATCAGAATGAAAATTCAGTAAAGGACTTACGCACCTACACGTTACAAATACTATATGAAGAAATCAATGACTCCATATCAGAAAAATATGGAGTAGATTGGGCATTCTCCCCAATAAAAGTTTGCGAAATAAATGGCACAAATCTTACAGTTGAAGGGGATCTCTTAAAAGACCATAGAACCAAAAAACTTAGAATTAATTTAAGTAAGGACACATCAAATTATAAAGTTATAAAGGTTTCGGAAATTAAGTGATAAGAAGAGGGCATATAATGTGACACATTATAGAATAACATGTCGAGGGACAAGAACATGGAAGCAAACTATTGATATCAAAGATCCTTCTATGGAGTATTGGTTGAAGGGAGCAGGCAGGAGTAACTCAGAACGCTTTATATTTGATCCAATAACAGTAGGTTTAAATTTGTTTAACTCAAAACCAACCATCACTTTCATGAAGAATGAAATTCGAAAAATGAAATCGTATATTCCATCGATGGTTGCGATGAAAGTATTTGATAACCCAACACAGGAAAACAGAATACTTCGTGACTACGTCAATAACTATGTAAACAGATTTTCATTTTAAAGTAAAAAACAAACCCTCATTCATGAAAAGAATGAGGGTTTGTTTTTTCTTGGGTGGGGAATGTTATCAAGTTCTTGTCATTTATGTTATCAAAGTTCTTGTCATCCGACATATGATGCCATGTGTCTAATGACACAAAGTTACCTACATATTTAAAGTAAAGAAAGCCTGATGGATCAGGCTTTTTGTTATTTATGTGTAGGAGAAATTGTGTCATGAAAAAATGCACAAATGTGCCTACATTGTAGGATAATGACACAAAAATGCCTACATTCTGGCGGGACTAACAGTACGTATGTTGAACCAGTGCGCCCGGGTACAACCTTATTCAAGTTAAAACAAGCCAAAATGAAACGTTAGCGCTCGAGAATGGCTCCGCCGTCATTAAGCTAAGGCAGCATAGTTGAAATGATGTTAAAATGTAAGTGTAAAAAACAATACACAATAATGGTCACAAATGAAGTAAAGGGTTGTGGAAAAAGTTGAAGAAAAGATTTTCGACAGAAAAAGCAGATTGGTCTGATATAAGAGAAAAACAGTATCGACAAGACTGTCTAGATATCGTGCTTCAGTTCGGTGATATACTAAAAAAGATAGATGATAAAGTGTATTTGATAAGAAACGATGAACAAATCGAGATATTGAAACCAGATAAACAAAAATCATTTTGGTATGAAACTTGGTTAAAAATAAAGGATTACTACGGAGTATAATCTTTTAGCTCCGTATTTACTGTTACGCTAACGGGACACTATAGCTTAATAAATA
Above is a window of Paenibacillus uliginis N3/975 DNA encoding:
- the wecB gene encoding non-hydrolyzing UDP-N-acetylglucosamine 2-epimerase, with amino-acid sequence MNKKKIMVTFGTRPEATKMCPVVQELKRYPEWFETKVVVTGQHREQLHQSLTYFDIQPDVDLALMKDNQTLASFTSSAISGLDQIVAEDRPDLILIHGDTQTALCGGLVAFFNKIPVGHVEAGLRSHNKYSPWPEEANRQIVDVVTDLFFVPTLIGKDNLLREGYCSDRALLSGVY
- a CDS encoding DUF5054 domain-containing protein, which translates into the protein MTKKGVIIEMKKIYVVNKTHFDIGFTDLAENVLHKYCHDYIQNAITLAEDLRKEGKDFVWTTGSFIIEYYFKNMDEEACKKLDDAIKKGYIRWHAIPCTFESETMTPQTLHYMTSISKKLDARYGYKTTSAKMTDVPGHTIGIVDELYRQGIKFLHIGVNGSSSIPEVPDTFLWKNGESEIIVSYSDDYGGVIGIDCMDNKLAFMHTHDNSGPGTKEKINVFLSKMANEYPDYELEMTSMDQFANEIWEVRDQLPVISEEIGDTWIHGMMSDPKIIRDYRILTNYMSDNKIENDDANFYSMLVPEHTWGMDIKRYFSDYMNYEKKDFQRARSLDQITDLDLTYAYGIVKDATVSEMQFTYNEWTDRSYKFYESSWKEQRKNVDRAIACLEPKDQNNIKKLIEVPYHIFENQGIECGLEELISVNGYQVMFASDGSINHLEKDGTLYFDQDNKLGVLSYTIAGQNDYDNLRYNYLRELQHNWWAIDFLKPGMEIQKRIQLNENFTPHVVKLVKENDSIIATLKYSQRAVEEYGAPRVVKVKYQFEDKVEIALLLKDKDAIRYPEIYSFDITPRLNSPYLTKIRKIDTVISPFEVVGHGNKLQHMIEELIYDGSDKKINIKPIDAPLLGIGTNNNLSYNNKYHQDNNKFTFTLLNTTWGTNFTMWYEEDIFARFELVLG